One genomic window of Halorubrum hochsteinianum includes the following:
- a CDS encoding SHOCT domain-containing protein: MDNGTGAALLSLAIAVPIVGALLLSGTVSGAVLTGLIVGTIAVSFVLADRIDDEEDEAVTDDEPDPLESLRDRYARGELTEDEFERRVERLLETEDRSTARDHLLDESDGAAETEAVRER; this comes from the coding sequence ATGGACAACGGAACGGGAGCAGCCCTCCTCTCGCTCGCTATCGCCGTCCCCATCGTCGGTGCCCTCCTCCTGTCCGGAACCGTCTCCGGCGCGGTCCTCACCGGACTCATCGTCGGTACCATCGCGGTGTCGTTCGTCCTCGCCGATCGGATCGACGACGAGGAAGACGAGGCCGTGACCGACGACGAACCGGACCCGCTGGAGTCGCTTCGAGACCGCTACGCACGCGGTGAACTGACCGAAGACGAGTTCGAGCGGCGAGTCGAGCGACTCCTCGAAACGGAGGACCGATCGACCGCGCGCGACCACCTTCTGGACGAGAGCGACGGTGCGGCCGAAACGGAAGCTGTCCGCGAGCGCTGA
- a CDS encoding DUF7563 family protein, translated as MPRCDHCGSHVSDRFARVFADEHGDLNACPKCSANAGIAEVSRERTRTGD; from the coding sequence ATGCCACGCTGTGACCACTGCGGGTCGCACGTCTCGGACCGCTTCGCTCGCGTCTTCGCGGACGAGCACGGCGACCTGAACGCGTGCCCGAAGTGCTCCGCCAACGCGGGCATCGCAGAGGTGTCTCGCGAGCGGACTCGAACCGGGGACTGA
- a CDS encoding O-acetylhomoserine aminocarboxypropyltransferase/cysteine synthase family protein — protein sequence MPADDGDDGRKFSTRSVHAGSEPDPATGARATPIYQTTAYQFDDADHAADLFALEEAGNVYSRLMNPTNAALEERIASLEGGVGAVATASGMAALDVTTFLLASAGDNIVSSSALYGGTYTYLTHSVERRGVSTRFVDPLDYEGYAEAIDEDTAYVHLETIGNPALVTPDIQRIAEIAHDHGVPLFVDNTFATPYLCRPLEHGADLVWESTTKWLTGNGTTVGGVVVDGGSFPWADHAEKYPEIAQDNPAYHGINFAERFGDAAFTFAAVTRGLRDLGDQQSPFDAWNTLQQTESLPLRMDRHCENAAVVAEYLEGHDEVAWVNYPGLESHETHEEATEYLEGGYGGMLTFGLEAGYEAARATVEEADLASLLANVGDAKTLIIHPSSTTHQQLTDEEKETAGVTDDMVRLSVGIEDPADIVADLEAAIETATN from the coding sequence ATGCCAGCAGACGACGGGGACGACGGCCGAAAGTTCAGCACGCGAAGCGTTCACGCCGGCTCGGAGCCGGACCCGGCCACCGGTGCCCGCGCGACGCCGATCTACCAGACGACCGCCTACCAGTTCGACGACGCCGACCACGCGGCGGATCTCTTCGCCCTGGAGGAGGCGGGGAACGTCTACTCGCGGCTGATGAACCCGACCAACGCCGCGCTCGAAGAGCGGATCGCCTCGCTGGAGGGCGGCGTCGGCGCGGTCGCGACCGCCTCGGGCATGGCCGCGCTCGACGTGACGACGTTCCTGCTCGCGTCCGCGGGCGACAACATCGTCTCGTCGTCGGCGCTGTACGGCGGCACCTACACCTACCTCACCCACTCGGTCGAGCGCCGCGGCGTCTCGACGCGGTTCGTCGACCCGCTCGACTACGAGGGGTACGCCGAGGCCATCGACGAGGACACCGCCTACGTCCACCTCGAAACGATCGGGAACCCGGCCCTCGTTACGCCCGACATCCAGCGGATCGCGGAAATCGCCCACGACCACGGCGTCCCGCTGTTCGTCGACAACACGTTCGCGACGCCGTACCTCTGCCGGCCGCTGGAGCACGGCGCGGACCTCGTCTGGGAGTCGACGACCAAGTGGCTCACCGGCAACGGCACCACCGTCGGCGGCGTCGTCGTCGACGGCGGCTCGTTCCCGTGGGCCGACCACGCCGAGAAGTACCCGGAGATCGCACAGGACAACCCCGCGTACCACGGGATCAACTTCGCCGAGCGGTTCGGCGACGCCGCGTTCACGTTCGCGGCGGTCACCCGCGGCCTGCGCGACCTGGGCGACCAGCAGTCGCCGTTCGACGCGTGGAACACGCTCCAGCAGACGGAGTCGCTCCCGCTGCGGATGGACCGCCACTGCGAGAACGCGGCGGTCGTCGCCGAGTACCTCGAAGGCCACGACGAGGTCGCGTGGGTGAACTACCCCGGCCTGGAGAGCCACGAGACCCACGAGGAGGCGACCGAGTACCTGGAGGGCGGCTACGGCGGGATGCTCACCTTCGGTCTGGAGGCCGGCTACGAGGCCGCGCGGGCGACCGTCGAGGAGGCGGACCTCGCCTCGCTGCTCGCGAACGTCGGCGACGCGAAGACGCTCATCATCCACCCGAGCTCCACGACCCACCAGCAGTTGACGGACGAGGAGAAGGAGACCGCGGGCGTCACCGACGACATGGTGCGCCTGTCGGTCGGCATCGAGGACCCGGCCGACATCGTCGCCGACCTGGAGGCCGCCATCGAGACGGCGACGAACTGA
- a CDS encoding aminopeptidase codes for MDERVREHAEVLVDWSARVEAGDDVVVSVAEDAHELGVAVAAALGERGANVTTLYGSSEVSRAYLKGVEARVEGEGDDAVDADDFDADPGVERAVFEAADAYLRIGGGRNVTATADVERPTRRAYAKARQGVREARMDTDWVSTVHPTRSLAQQAGMAYEEYADFVYDAVLRDWESLADEMAEMKEILDDGEGVRIVTERDDAPDTDVTMSIAGRTAVNSAASVAYDSHNLPSGEVFTAPYDTAGEVFFDVPMTIDATRVRNVHLTFEDGEVVDFAAEAGEDALANVLDTDPGARRLGELGIGMNRGIDRFTDSILFDEKMGDTVHLAVGRAYDACLPEGESGNESAVHVDMITDVSAGSRMAVDGEVVQRNGTFRWEDGFEAGD; via the coding sequence ATGGACGAACGCGTACGCGAGCACGCCGAGGTGCTCGTCGACTGGAGCGCGCGGGTCGAGGCCGGCGACGACGTCGTCGTGAGCGTCGCCGAGGACGCCCACGAGCTGGGCGTCGCGGTCGCCGCGGCGCTCGGCGAGCGGGGGGCGAACGTCACGACGCTGTACGGGTCGAGCGAGGTCTCGCGGGCCTACCTGAAGGGCGTCGAGGCGAGGGTCGAGGGCGAGGGGGACGACGCGGTCGACGCGGACGACTTCGACGCGGACCCGGGCGTCGAGCGCGCGGTGTTCGAGGCCGCCGACGCCTACCTCCGGATCGGCGGCGGGCGTAACGTCACCGCGACCGCGGACGTCGAGCGCCCGACGCGGCGGGCGTACGCGAAGGCGCGGCAGGGCGTCCGGGAGGCGCGGATGGACACCGACTGGGTGTCGACGGTCCACCCGACGCGGAGCCTCGCCCAGCAGGCGGGGATGGCCTACGAGGAGTACGCCGACTTCGTGTACGACGCCGTCCTCCGCGACTGGGAGTCGCTCGCCGACGAGATGGCGGAGATGAAGGAGATTCTCGACGACGGCGAGGGGGTCCGGATCGTCACCGAGCGCGACGACGCCCCGGACACCGACGTGACCATGTCGATCGCGGGCCGGACCGCGGTCAACTCCGCCGCCTCCGTCGCGTACGACTCCCACAACCTGCCCTCCGGCGAGGTGTTCACCGCGCCGTACGACACGGCGGGCGAGGTGTTCTTCGACGTGCCGATGACCATCGACGCGACGCGCGTGCGGAACGTTCACCTCACCTTCGAGGACGGCGAGGTCGTCGACTTCGCCGCGGAGGCGGGCGAGGACGCGCTCGCGAACGTCCTCGACACCGACCCCGGCGCGCGGCGGCTGGGCGAACTCGGGATCGGGATGAACCGCGGCATCGACCGGTTCACGGACTCGATCCTCTTCGACGAGAAGATGGGCGACACCGTCCACCTCGCGGTCGGTCGCGCCTACGACGCCTGTCTCCCCGAGGGGGAGTCCGGCAACGAGAGCGCGGTCCACGTCGACATGATCACCGACGTGAGCGCGGGCTCCCGGATGGCGGTCGACGGCGAGGTCGTCCAGCGGAACGGGACGTTCCGGTGGGAAGACGGGTTCGAGGCGGGGGACTGA
- the hisG gene encoding ATP phosphoribosyltransferase, whose amino-acid sequence MRIAVPNKGRLHEPTLSLLERAGLHVEETADRQLYADTVDEDVTVLFARAADIPEYVRDGAADLGVTGLDQAAESGGVVDEAGAAAEGDLVDLLDLGYGSCRLVLAAPEDGEVSSVEDLVGKTVATEFPNVTRGYLDRVGVDADVVTVTGATELTPHVDMADAIVDITSTGTTLKVNRLAVIDDVLDSSVRLFARPDVVDDPKVEQVLTAFESVLAADGRRYLMMNAPKARLDEVKDVIPGLGGPTVMNVEADADGNGMVAVHAVVDERDVFETISELRSVGATGILVTEIERLVE is encoded by the coding sequence ATGCGCATCGCCGTCCCCAACAAGGGCCGCCTACACGAGCCGACGCTCTCCCTTTTAGAGCGCGCCGGACTCCACGTCGAGGAGACCGCCGACCGACAGCTGTACGCCGACACCGTCGACGAGGACGTGACGGTGCTGTTCGCGCGGGCGGCGGACATCCCCGAGTACGTCCGCGACGGCGCGGCCGACCTCGGCGTCACCGGCCTCGATCAGGCCGCCGAGTCGGGCGGCGTCGTCGACGAGGCGGGCGCGGCCGCAGAGGGGGACCTCGTCGACCTGCTCGATCTGGGGTACGGCTCCTGTCGGCTCGTCCTCGCAGCGCCGGAGGACGGCGAGGTCTCGTCGGTCGAGGACCTGGTCGGCAAGACGGTCGCGACCGAGTTCCCGAACGTCACCCGCGGGTACCTCGACCGCGTGGGCGTCGACGCCGACGTGGTCACCGTGACGGGCGCGACGGAGCTGACCCCGCACGTCGACATGGCCGACGCCATCGTCGACATCACCTCGACGGGGACGACGCTGAAGGTGAACCGACTGGCCGTGATCGACGATGTGCTCGACTCCTCGGTGCGGCTGTTCGCGCGCCCGGACGTGGTCGACGACCCGAAGGTCGAGCAGGTGCTGACCGCCTTCGAGTCCGTCCTCGCCGCCGACGGCCGCCGCTACCTCATGATGAACGCGCCGAAGGCGCGGCTCGACGAGGTGAAGGACGTGATCCCCGGGCTCGGCGGCCCGACCGTGATGAACGTCGAGGCGGACGCGGACGGCAACGGGATGGTCGCGGTCCACGCGGTCGTCGACGAGCGCGACGTGTTCGAGACCATCTCGGAGCTGCGGTCCGTCGGCGCGACGGGCATCCTCGTCACCGAGATCGAGCGGCTCGTGGAGTGA
- a CDS encoding SPFH domain-containing protein — translation MGTQGPRGESAELEELLAEIPDRVWQYLALGVALLVGVALLGQSLAFGVAALAVLLAAVTVVSAVEIVDAYDKEALTVFGEYRKLLEPGVHLIPPFVSRTYAFDMRTQTIDVPSQSAITRDNSPVTADAVVYIKVMDAKKAFLEVDDYKNAVSNLAQTTLRAVIGDMELDDTLSQRELINDRINEELDEPTDEWGIRVEAVEVREVSPSQEVQRAMEQQTGAERRRRAMILEAQGERRSAVEQAEGDKQSNIIRAQGEKQSQILEAQGDAISTVLRARSAESMGERAIIERGMETLEEIGKGESTTFVLPQELTSLVGRYGKALSGSDVQQMEGLEGKEFDEETEKLLGLEDIESALEQLDTVADSDLRTDETRDSDAARDVDLARQEDGEREADRDIELETESERPGD, via the coding sequence ATGGGAACACAAGGTCCGCGCGGCGAGTCCGCCGAACTGGAGGAGCTGCTGGCCGAGATCCCCGACCGGGTCTGGCAGTACCTCGCGCTCGGCGTCGCCCTCCTCGTCGGCGTCGCCCTCCTCGGGCAGAGCCTCGCCTTCGGCGTCGCGGCGCTCGCGGTGCTTTTGGCGGCCGTCACGGTCGTCAGCGCCGTCGAGATCGTCGACGCCTACGACAAGGAGGCGCTCACCGTCTTCGGCGAGTACCGGAAGCTGCTCGAACCCGGCGTCCACCTCATCCCGCCGTTCGTCTCGCGGACGTACGCGTTCGACATGCGGACGCAGACGATCGACGTGCCGAGCCAGTCGGCGATCACCCGGGACAACTCCCCGGTGACCGCCGACGCGGTCGTCTACATCAAGGTGATGGACGCGAAGAAGGCGTTCTTGGAGGTCGACGACTACAAGAACGCTGTCTCGAACCTCGCGCAGACCACGCTGCGGGCCGTCATCGGCGACATGGAGCTCGACGACACGCTCTCGCAGCGGGAGCTGATCAACGACCGGATCAACGAGGAGTTGGACGAGCCGACCGACGAGTGGGGGATCCGCGTCGAGGCCGTCGAGGTCCGCGAGGTGAGCCCCTCCCAGGAGGTCCAGCGCGCGATGGAGCAGCAGACCGGCGCGGAGCGCCGCCGTCGGGCGATGATCCTCGAAGCGCAGGGGGAACGCCGCTCCGCGGTCGAGCAGGCGGAGGGTGACAAGCAGTCCAACATCATCCGCGCGCAGGGTGAAAAGCAGTCCCAGATCCTCGAAGCGCAGGGGGACGCGATCTCCACCGTCCTCCGCGCCCGCTCCGCCGAGTCGATGGGCGAGCGCGCCATCATCGAGCGCGGCATGGAGACCCTCGAAGAGATCGGCAAGGGCGAGTCCACGACCTTCGTCCTGCCGCAGGAACTCACCAGCCTCGTCGGGCGCTACGGCAAGGCGCTCTCCGGCTCCGACGTCCAGCAGATGGAGGGGTTAGAGGGCAAGGAGTTCGACGAGGAGACGGAGAAACTGCTCGGCTTGGAGGACATCGAGAGCGCGCTCGAACAGCTCGACACCGTGGCCGACAGCGACCTGCGGACCGACGAGACGCGGGACTCCGACGCGGCCCGCGACGTCGACCTCGCCCGCCAAGAGGACGGGGAACGGGAGGCCGACCGCGACATCGAACTGGAGACCGAAAGCGAGCGGCCGGGCGACTGA
- a CDS encoding DUF1931 family protein produces the protein MADLIVKAAVKEALDDKNVASDFYDALDDEVDELLEDAARRAEANDRKTVQPRDL, from the coding sequence ATGGCAGACCTTATTGTCAAAGCGGCCGTCAAGGAAGCCCTGGACGACAAGAACGTCGCTTCGGACTTCTACGACGCGCTGGACGACGAAGTGGACGAGCTGCTCGAAGACGCCGCGCGCCGCGCCGAGGCCAACGACCGGAAGACGGTCCAGCCTCGCGACCTCTAA
- a CDS encoding GIY-YIG nuclease family protein, whose translation MAEHHVYVIECADGTLYTGYTTDVERRVAEHDAGEGAKYTRGRTPVTLRHVESFDSKSAAMSREYAVKSLSRAEKERLIEGDGDEG comes from the coding sequence GTGGCCGAGCACCACGTCTACGTGATCGAGTGCGCCGACGGCACCCTCTACACCGGCTACACGACCGACGTGGAGCGTCGGGTCGCCGAACACGACGCCGGGGAAGGCGCGAAGTACACCCGCGGCCGGACCCCCGTCACGCTGCGGCACGTTGAGTCGTTCGACTCGAAGTCGGCGGCGATGTCGCGGGAGTACGCGGTCAAGTCGCTGTCGCGCGCCGAGAAGGAGCGGCTGATCGAGGGCGACGGCGACGAAGGGTGA
- the uvrB gene encoding excinuclease ABC subunit UvrB: MSDADSPLSEDRPTVDRPLRVDAPFEPAGDQPEAIRQLVEGFESGADKQTLLGVTGSGKTNTVSWVAEELDQPTLVLAHNKTLAAQLYEEFRELFPDNAVEYFVSYYDYYQPEAYVEQTDTFIDKEMSINEEIDRLRHSATRSLLTRDDVIVVASVSAIYGLGDPGNYRDMALRLEVGEEVGREELLTRLVDLNYERNDVDFTQGTFRVRGDTVEIYPMYGRYAVRVELWGEEIDRILKVDPMHGEVVSEEPAVMLHPAEHYSIPDDKLEQAIAEIEDLMEKRVSYFERQGDLVAAQRIEERTTFDLEMLREAGYCSGIENYSVHMDDRESGDAPYTLLDYFPDDFLTVVDESHQTIPQIKGQYEGDKSRKDSLVENGFRLPTAYDNRPLTFEEFEEKTDRTLYVSATPGDYERETSDRIVEQIVRPTHLVDPKVEVTGATGQVDDLLDRVDDRIERDERVLVTTLTKRMAEDLTEYLEEAGVDVAYMHDETDTLERHEIIRDLRLGNIDVLVGINLLREGLDIPEVSLVAILDADQEGFLRSTTTLVQTMGRAARNVNGEVVLYADETTDSMEAAIEETQRRREIQLEYNEEHGYEATTIDKPVSETNLPGSKTDTSSVSVGDVESEDEAKAQIEALEDRMDEAASNLEFELAADIRDRIAELRRAFEIDAGDDGVPAPAIDE; this comes from the coding sequence GTGAGCGACGCCGACTCCCCCCTCTCGGAGGACCGCCCGACCGTCGACCGCCCCCTCCGCGTCGACGCCCCGTTCGAGCCCGCGGGCGACCAGCCCGAGGCGATCAGGCAGCTCGTCGAGGGGTTCGAGTCGGGCGCGGACAAACAGACGCTGCTCGGCGTCACCGGCTCCGGGAAGACGAACACCGTCTCGTGGGTCGCGGAAGAGCTCGACCAGCCCACCCTCGTCTTGGCCCACAACAAGACGCTCGCGGCCCAGCTGTACGAGGAGTTCCGCGAGCTGTTCCCGGACAACGCGGTGGAGTACTTCGTCTCCTACTACGACTACTACCAGCCGGAGGCGTACGTCGAGCAGACGGACACGTTCATCGACAAGGAGATGTCGATAAACGAGGAGATCGACCGCCTCCGCCACTCCGCGACGCGGTCGCTCCTCACCCGCGACGACGTGATCGTCGTGGCCTCCGTCTCGGCCATCTACGGGCTCGGCGACCCGGGGAACTACCGCGACATGGCGCTCCGGCTCGAAGTCGGCGAGGAGGTGGGCCGCGAGGAGCTTCTCACCCGGCTCGTCGACCTGAACTACGAGCGCAACGACGTGGACTTCACGCAGGGGACCTTCCGCGTCCGCGGCGACACCGTCGAGATCTACCCGATGTACGGGCGGTACGCGGTGCGCGTGGAACTGTGGGGCGAGGAGATCGACCGGATACTGAAGGTCGACCCGATGCACGGCGAGGTCGTCTCGGAGGAGCCCGCCGTCATGCTCCACCCGGCGGAGCACTACTCGATCCCGGACGACAAGCTCGAACAGGCGATCGCGGAGATCGAGGACCTGATGGAGAAGCGCGTGAGCTACTTCGAGCGGCAGGGCGACCTCGTGGCCGCCCAGCGCATCGAGGAGCGCACCACCTTCGACCTGGAGATGCTGCGGGAGGCGGGCTACTGCTCGGGGATCGAGAACTACTCGGTCCACATGGACGACCGCGAGTCGGGCGACGCGCCGTACACCCTCCTCGACTACTTCCCCGACGACTTCCTCACCGTCGTCGACGAGTCCCACCAGACGATCCCGCAGATCAAAGGCCAGTACGAGGGCGACAAGTCGCGGAAGGACTCGCTCGTTGAGAACGGGTTCCGGCTCCCGACCGCCTACGACAACCGCCCCCTGACGTTCGAGGAGTTCGAGGAGAAGACGGACCGCACCCTCTACGTCTCCGCGACCCCGGGCGACTACGAGCGCGAGACCTCCGACCGGATCGTCGAGCAGATCGTCCGCCCGACGCACCTCGTCGACCCGAAGGTGGAGGTGACGGGCGCGACGGGACAGGTCGACGACCTCCTCGACCGCGTCGACGACCGCATCGAGCGCGACGAGCGCGTCCTCGTCACCACGCTCACCAAGCGGATGGCCGAGGACCTCACGGAGTACTTAGAGGAGGCCGGCGTCGACGTGGCGTACATGCACGACGAGACGGACACCCTCGAACGCCACGAGATCATCCGCGACCTCCGTCTGGGGAACATCGACGTGCTCGTCGGCATCAACCTCCTGCGCGAGGGGCTTGACATCCCGGAGGTGAGCCTCGTCGCCATCCTCGACGCCGACCAGGAGGGGTTCCTCCGCTCGACCACCACCCTCGTCCAGACGATGGGGCGGGCCGCCCGCAACGTCAACGGCGAGGTGGTCCTCTACGCCGACGAGACCACCGACTCGATGGAGGCCGCTATCGAGGAGACCCAGCGCCGCCGCGAAATTCAGCTCGAATACAACGAGGAGCACGGGTACGAGGCGACCACCATCGACAAGCCGGTCAGCGAGACGAACCTCCCGGGGTCGAAGACGGACACCTCGTCGGTCAGCGTCGGCGACGTGGAGAGCGAAGACGAGGCGAAAGCGCAGATCGAGGCGCTCGAAGACCGAATGGACGAGGCCGCGAGCAACCTGGAGTTCGAACTGGCGGCCGACATCCGCGACCGGATCGCGGAGCTACGGCGCGCCTTCGAGATCGACGCTGGAGACGACGGCGTCCCGGCACCGGCGATAGACGAGTAG
- the larB gene encoding nickel pincer cofactor biosynthesis protein LarB — protein MRETLAALEAGEIGVKEAESRLAGYATTDAGRFDAARERRRGIPEAILAEGKTPAEVAALATTALDTTGRALVTRADEATAAAVASAVGGSAGSTADGDADATVDRDHRTGTVVAHAAGFEPPSLDATVAVVAAGTADAPVAGEAAVVAREVGATVDRVDDVGVANLDRILDQVDRIREADAVVVAAGREGALPTVVAGLVDAPVIALPVSTGYGVGGEGVAALEGALQSCSVLTTVNVDAGFVAGAQAGLIARAVDAARAP, from the coding sequence ATGCGAGAGACGTTAGCGGCGCTCGAAGCGGGCGAGATCGGCGTCAAGGAGGCGGAGTCGCGGCTCGCGGGCTACGCGACCACGGACGCGGGGCGGTTCGACGCCGCCCGCGAGCGACGGCGCGGGATCCCGGAGGCGATCCTCGCGGAGGGGAAGACGCCGGCGGAGGTCGCCGCGCTGGCGACGACCGCGCTCGACACCACCGGCCGGGCGCTGGTGACCCGCGCGGACGAGGCGACCGCGGCGGCCGTCGCGTCCGCGGTCGGCGGCTCGGCGGGGTCGACCGCGGACGGCGACGCGGACGCGACGGTCGACCGCGACCACCGGACCGGCACCGTCGTCGCGCACGCCGCCGGCTTCGAGCCGCCGTCGCTCGACGCGACGGTCGCGGTCGTGGCCGCCGGCACCGCCGACGCGCCCGTCGCCGGCGAGGCGGCAGTCGTCGCCCGCGAGGTCGGCGCGACGGTCGACCGGGTCGACGACGTCGGCGTCGCCAACCTCGACCGAATCCTCGATCAGGTCGACCGGATCCGCGAGGCCGACGCCGTCGTCGTCGCGGCGGGCCGCGAGGGGGCGCTCCCGACGGTCGTCGCCGGTCTCGTCGACGCCCCCGTGATCGCCCTCCCGGTCTCGACCGGCTACGGGGTCGGCGGCGAGGGGGTCGCGGCGCTGGAGGGCGCGCTCCAGTCGTGTTCCGTGCTCACGACCGTCAACGTCGACGCCGGGTTCGTCGCCGGCGCGCAGGCCGGCCTGATCGCCCGCGCCGTCGACGCGGCGCGCGCCCCGTGA
- the rpiA gene encoding ribose-5-phosphate isomerase RpiA, whose product MKTSGGSDAMKRRAGESAAEAVSDGDVVGLGTGSTAAHAIRRIGDRVDAGLDARGVPTSFASRELARDAGVPCLDLPEAVGPDGPGIDVAIDGADQVAVGRGDGPAVGPLIKGGGAAHAREKLVDAAADRFLVVADPSKETPVLDRSVPVEVLPAGRSAVAEAVRAAGGEPTLRRAERKDGPVVTDNGNLVFDASFGAIDDPSALATTLSTTPGVVEHGLFVGLADEVHVGTESGVRVARR is encoded by the coding sequence ATGAAGACGAGCGGCGGGAGCGACGCGATGAAGCGGCGCGCCGGCGAGTCGGCGGCCGAGGCGGTGAGCGACGGCGACGTGGTCGGGCTCGGGACCGGGTCGACCGCGGCCCACGCGATCCGTCGGATCGGCGACCGGGTTGACGCCGGCCTCGACGCGCGCGGTGTCCCCACCTCCTTCGCGAGCCGCGAACTGGCCCGCGACGCCGGCGTCCCCTGTCTCGACCTGCCCGAGGCGGTCGGTCCCGACGGGCCGGGGATCGACGTCGCGATCGACGGTGCCGACCAAGTCGCGGTCGGTCGCGGCGACGGCCCGGCCGTCGGCCCGCTGATAAAGGGCGGTGGGGCCGCACACGCCCGGGAAAAGTTGGTCGACGCGGCGGCCGACCGCTTCCTCGTCGTCGCCGACCCCTCGAAGGAGACGCCGGTCCTCGACCGGTCCGTGCCGGTGGAGGTCCTCCCCGCCGGTCGCTCCGCGGTCGCCGAGGCGGTGCGGGCGGCCGGGGGCGAGCCGACCCTGCGCCGCGCGGAACGGAAGGACGGCCCGGTCGTCACGGACAACGGGAACCTCGTGTTCGACGCCTCCTTCGGCGCGATCGACGACCCGTCCGCGCTGGCGACGACCCTCTCGACGACGCCGGGCGTCGTCGAACACGGGCTCTTCGTCGGGCTCGCGGACGAGGTCCACGTCGGGACCGAGTCCGGCGTCCGGGTCGCGAGGCGCTGA